The Macadamia integrifolia cultivar HAES 741 chromosome 4, SCU_Mint_v3, whole genome shotgun sequence genome contains the following window.
AATCTACAAGGGAGGATTACATGTTTAGATTGTAAAAGGTTGTGGGAAAGCATTCCTACATTACCTCTGTGaggattttccattttcccccaccccccaagtAAATCAGTGAGGGGTTCTCTTGCCAATTGAATGGAGAGTCAACCAATGGGGAGCAACGAAATGAAATGCAGTTCATCAATAGGGagcaaagaggagagagataagatGCCATTGGCATAGCCTACGTCTCTTCTCAATAGATTGTCTGAGAGTGTGGCCCCCAGCCCTAGCGATTTGCCTTTGCAAGCAACCAGGAGGGGTGTGATGCATAGAGGTACGCTTCTAGGTAGAGAACTCATTCTCATAAAAGGGATTGAGTTCCCTATCTCTATCCATCTCCACATACAATAGGGAgtaaatgtcatttcataagagGGATGAGAGAGATTAATACAAGAAAGCATTAATGCACGCTATGCAAAtggacaaggaaaaaaaatctagtgGAGGAACATTATGCCAAACCAAAAATACATCATTAAAGTCTTTTGCCATCTTATATCTCGGTTGTCACATTAGTTAAGGACTATGAGTCTATGACCCATTTTCATCAAATATTGGGATTGATTTTGCCTTCAAATGTTAAAAAGTGTGAAGAAAAGTATTTGAGCACAAAGATATGGCTTGAGGTTACAATAATATAGGGAAATGAATTGTCATGAGTCATTATGTAAATTCTTGCATTCGCCCTCACACATCCCACGGTCCCACTTGTGAACTCCACATTATCTTTCTACATTAAAACCCTTTACTAGACGACTCGATTTACCCcacattctctttcttctttaaaaTCCTTTATTGAACAACTTGATTTCCGTCCCTTCATTGGTGGGAAATTATTCTTGCAGTATAGCTATTCCTTCAATAATATATTGAATGAATCATATGACATAAAGTTGGAGTGGATAGATTTATTCATAGGTCCATGCAAAAGAAATAAGCAATATGAGGTTTTGCATTGAATTGTAACAGAAAAATGCATAAGGTTTTTATGGGTGTACATTACATCGTGTGATGTGGAAGATTAATGTGGTAATTTCAACCATTTAAATACATGGATATCTATAAAATGATGTACATTGGTCATGAATCAAACCCTTACCTCAAATTTAGCCATTTATCTTCTCATGTATGTCATCACCACTTTCAAAAAATTTGACTGCATAGTAGTTTGACTTCATATGAGACCCAAATATTATGGATAGGTAAACACCAATGTCTTGGTCCATATGTGATGCCCATATCTTACATATAGGTACACTTTAAGGGTTCACTTGTTAAATTCTTTTCCCCTCTAAATTTAAAGGCCAAGATGTCGTTATATATCAAAAATTGAAATCGGATTGGGTGAATTCGTCAATTGGATTAGATTAGGGCATTAATCATTCTGGAAGTTATGAATGATGAATTCTATGGTTTTTGGGACCAGATCGCTATGTTTTCAGATAAGACCGCCTGACTCTAAGCCCTAGGGTCTTGGGACATTGGACCAATTCCGGCCGACTCAGATTCGAACTGGCAAGGACCGATTCAACCCCCGATTCCGATCTAAAAATCCTTGAATCAGAGAGCTGAAAAGTGATGGCAATCGAAGAGATTCACCGGACGGAGATGGGGAGAAGCGAGCGGGCGAAGGAGCGAAGAGAAAAGAGACTCCAAGAATTATCCGACCTCAGAAGGATCCCTTACACTGAACAGGAAAGGTGAGAGAGTTGTTACATACCTTATGTTTGTGTCTTTTTTACTGATTCTGGGCTTACGAAACCCTAATCTGATTCAAGGGGGTCTTTGCATGCTTCTGATAAATTCCTTGGCCGAAAGAAATAATGTTTTGTTTCAGATCTTTGACCTTTCCTtcaattaatttttgaaaatgtgTATGCGATGAGGTTGTCAAAATCCTACAGATCGAAAAtctttatttaaaagaaaaaaggaaccgTAGAATTTATCTGCAACGGCcgtttatgattttcttttccaatCCCATGTCCCACCCCTGACGCAGCGACACTACGCCTTCTCCTATGTTACCACTTACCATTATTACATTGGCCGGCTAAGCTCTGTTTCATATGCTGCGTCTTTActatttagggttttatttttatttttattttattttattttttgggtggggatGAGTAGAAGTCTTTTCCAGTTAAATTCAAAGTTTTGATATTAATCATTCTTATGCAattctggttttgattttgatccttGATTGCAAGTTGTTTAATCCCCAAATGATGATGAAATCAATATTACTAGAGTCTCTTTTGCAGTAGAAGTAAGGAATATAGTTAATTTTGCAACAaaaaaggaataataataattagaatGCCTTACAGGAGCTATCAGCAAGTGATTATAGTCTAGGATCGTTTTTATAGTTTATAAGAGATGTATAAGTGTATCATTAGGTATCAACCATATCGGGTCATTTGTAGACTGGATGCAGTTGATACCATCTTTGTAAGTATCATATCAGTACCTTAAAGACACATAAGTATCAGTTAGTGTCGGCGGATATGGTAGGATACTTAAAACTTTGTTGCAGGCAGAAGCATGACAAAATAGACTCCCACCTGAtatatcgattttttttttcgatgaATACTAAATTATTTGAACTATTAGAAGTGACTACTGTTATGCCAGTGGTTAGAAATGGTTTGAAAATGAAATCAATGAATACGGAGATAAGCAACCAACATATTTAGATTATTGACTTTTCTTGTAGTTTGTCTCAGAGCAGGATTTGTGTTGatggtgaaaaaatatttgcagTAAGGCTACAATGACAATCCTTGATTTATGTTGGACATTTATCTAGGTGGTGGGGCTCAGAAACTGTTGCTGTGGTCACTGGAGCTAACAGAGGAATTGGATATGAGATTGCTAGGCAACTTGCAGTTCATGGGCTGAGTGTTATTCTTACATCAAGAGACAATAGCAAGGGCCATGAAGCAACAGAATCATTACTAAGTGAAGGTTTAAATGTTGCCTTCCATCAATTGGACATTCTGGACCATGCATCTGTAAAATTATTTGCTGAGTGGATACAGCAGAATTATGGCGGTATGGATATTCTGGTGAGTTTATAATGCTTTTGTACCTTTTATGTTGTTTCCTGCCCTGTGTATGCAGacaatttttattgaaaaatgcaAATGATCATGTCATCACAATGTAcaatcttcttcaaccttgggaGATTGAAGAGAGGAGGAGGGAGATAGACAGACACACACTGGGCACAGTGCGGAATGCCCCGCCTTTACCCATAAAAAATATAGTAGAATTGTAGAagatcttctccttccttccttcttcttcttcttttttttttgacattagGAATTAATGTACAATATGTATAATAAGAACAGTGGAAGAATGGCATCCTTAGTTTCACCAAGAGTTAATTTAAATTTCTTCAATCAAGTGGACAATGATGTACATCTTAGTGATCACTAGTAAAGTTGTGCAATGTTAATGAACTTTAAGAAGATTTTACTTGGCTCAACCCCCCACACCCCctgaaaaaaaaactcactttcATTTGTTGCTGCCGCTTGgcttaaaaaaatagaaagccaCATTAGATTGTAGTAAAGCTACACGAGAATAGACATATTGGGAActatttggaatcaaaattatttaatagCTTTTTGGTATGAGGTTGAAAGGTTACTTGAACTGTCTCTATGCAGGTAAATAATGCAGGTGTTAATTTCAATCTCGGAGCAGATAATTCTGTTGAATTTGCTGAGAGGGTTATTTCAACAAACTATTTCGGCACCAAAAGGATGATTGAGACAATTGTTCCACTGATGAAACATTCAACTGCTGGTGCTCGCATTGTGAATGTGAGTTCCAGACTTGGTAGACTGAATGGCAGGCGGAATGTGagtagtaattttttttctttctacagcttgatttttctctcttgagtggtaatttttttctttctgcttcttaattttgttttcttttctttcctttcactCGAAATCTTTGGAGAAACTTGGGTAAATGAACAGATTAGATGGATATATATATCTACTTTTTTCTGTTGTTGGGAGGAAACCTAAATGTTATAGGAACTAAATATTTATATagggaaaacattttctcttttggCTCCTTTGTTTTTCTGCTTGTAAGGGTAGGGATTCCGTTTTCTGCTTGAGATGGTAGGGGTTTccagaaaagagggagagaaccTTATTCAAGTATTTTCTTTGAAGTAGAAGAAGTATAataacacaacaacaacaatgatgTGATAATAGCAATAATAAAGGACATAGATGATCATAGTAATATTTGTAATTGTTGTTGACCTTTTGGTTTTGCAAAATTTTAGgttccatttcttttcttttgttatattttatcttctttcctCCCAGTTTCTTTGCTATGTATTTAGCACTCTTCACAGAAGGAAGAGTCTCTCAGGGTTTTTCTGGCACACAATTTTCTTGGTTATAGTGTGGTATTCTGGATTTAAGTTTTGACTTCTATGCTGATGAACTGAATTACTTACATAATGCTTTGCTCTATGTCAAAGTGATTGATATGCTTCTAATTTTGTCAGAGACTGGAAGATAAAATGTTGAGGGAGCAGCTTGCTGATGAGGATTCTCTCTCCGAGGAACTGATAAACAGGACTGTTACACGCTTTCTTGAACAAGTTGAAAAGGGTAGTTGGGTGTCAGGTGGCTGGCCTAAAATCTATACTGACTATTCTGTATCAAAGCTTGCAGTTAATGCTTACACCCGATTTGTGGCAAAGACATTTTCGAATCGGCCAGAAGGTCGGAATATACATATCAATTGCTATTGCCCTGGCTGGGTGAAGACTGGCATGAGCGGTTGGGCAGGGAATATTTCAGCTGAGGAAGGTGCTGACACAGGAGTCTGGCTTGCCCTGCTACCTGGGCAAACAGTCACAGGAAAGTTCTTTGCAGAGAGGCGTGAGATTGACTTCTAAATAGTCAGTTTGCAGGTAAATGCAGTGAAGCATCTGCTTCAGGTCCACTCCTTTTTTGGTTTTGACCCGAAATGAATATGGATGGGAAGAAAGCTGCAATAGTTTAAGATCTTGCTGGCATGCTTTAACCAGTTTTTGGATTGAGTAATTGGATCAACTCCTCTGATCGATGAatggggagggggtgggggggaaggtTTGGGATATAATTACAATGGGTGATGTACAGTCcgttcaagaaaaaaaaggctCTATTTTGCTGTCTAGTTAGATTCACAAATTTCATTCAGACTGCCCCCTTCAAACTCATCAGAAATGGTTTGACTTTGCAAGTTGCATATACTGAATGGACAAGGTGGAAGCCATTTGATTTATTGAAGTTCTATGGCTTTGCAGTTGCTGACATTCACAAAAGAGCTTTTTGGACACTGAAACAAGCTAGGAAATGCCAAGCAAGATTCTTATCTGGAGATTAGAATGATTGTCCTTCAATATTTTTCCCTCTCCAAGTAagtcgggggggggggggggggggNNNNNNNNNNNNNNNNNNNNNNNCAGTAGGAACAGAGAACTGGATAGATTGGATTCgacctgaaaaacacaatgaaacTAGCTCACTTTGGCTTGAAAGTTCTTGAAGGAAGTTAAAGCAGAATTCTTTTGGAGCTTGCCTCTCACATTGTGTCATCTTTGCACTTGGGAGTCGCAGAACCCTGCATTCCAAATAGGTAATCAGGGTCCCAGAGGTCAGAAGAAATATTGCAGAATATAATCTCACCAAAGCtggtaaaattttttatttccttgctaTGAACAGGTCTCATCATAGGACTCTTGAGATTGCTTGTGAATGATTAATTAACATAACTAAGCTTGGGGTTCCATCTTTCCTGAATATTTCAAAAACCCTTGTTGGAAAAGCTCTTTAAAGGTCTCTCCAGTATCTCCCCTTTTATTCTCCATATcccttctttttgttctttttttttttttttgggagattcAAAGTTCTGAAGCTATACCACCATCCACATTCTACAGAAGATTCTTGCAAATTATTAATGTGTCAAGAAATAGAAAGAGGGGGTATAATTACATTACCCCACATGGATTAAGAATGTTAATCTGATGGAGAAGCCGGTAACAGATGCTTAGGGATTGCTTAATCACACAAGGCAAACATTAGAATTAACCTCGTTAGAATAGATTTGTTCATGGTTTAACAGAACAGGAAACTGGAACATGGCTTCAGGCAACAACCTAATCCACATCCTCCCACCATGTAACTGAGGTTTATTTAGCGCTTCAAATGTTTTTAGTTGGGTAATACGCCGATAGGCAAGAGAGTAACCCCACCTCAAGTCGATGCTACCTTAAGCCTACATTCATTAATGACTGGTTGATATcgttatttttttcattatcctGCATGGAAGGCATCGATCAATATCACCGGATCCAAGGCTAGAGCTAGTAACTGTGTTGACTATTTGCTTTTTATCTTGTTTTTCTttagaaaataagaataaataagAACTGATGATGAATGCCATGGGATCCTCAGGGTAAGCACATGGACCTAGGAGGCCTGTAGAGATTAATTATATAGAAATGATCATCTTCACCTTGGGCCTAGATCTGATTTCCTTAAAATCCTTTCAATACAATAAGCAACTTCAAATGTTATCATCCAATTGTCTTCCTCCCAGAAGGGGCACATGAGAGATTGAATTTCAAATGAAGAAAGACCCTAGAGgagaaggggaggaggagatGATGTTGATGCACAAAGAATCCAACTTGGCTGGCTTTGGACCGTGGCCAGGAGCCACCTTACAACCTCCTCCTCTCATCAGGGTTTATAAACCCGAAATCAAGATCGGATTGGTTTGGCCAACTCCAATTTAAGATCAACGAGAAATCGAAAAGAATCGGCCCAAATTTTCCCTAACCCTAGATTTTTGAATGGGATCTCAGATCGGCCAGAATCCAAATCAACCGGGCCAATACCGTCGAATAAACCCTGCTCccaccaaaagaataaaataaacctGTCTAAATCACCCTCCTAAATCTTGCCACCATACCCTCTGACCTTGTGAAAGAATGACAAATCATCAAACAGAAAACAAGTCAGGTGAGTCAACTCGGTCATGAATACTTTATTAATGTAATCTTGGCTTGGCTTGATAGATAGATATATAGATTGAGAGGGAGaaacaccctctctctctctctctccatattttgCTCCTCTTCTCCTGCCCTTTTCATGGTTTCTCTGTTCCTGTTTTGTATTATAACCCAAAATTCTGTCACAACAAATTCAGCAAATCCCGCTATGGCTCTGAAGTACATAGATATAAAAAGGATAAGAGATAATATTTATGGATTTTTCTTTCTGTGATGGAGATTTTAGTAGTTAATACCATCCTTGAATTCGACCTTCAAGAAGTTGACCATTCTTTGAAACTTATCTTGCTTACGTTGCACTGTAGCAATTCATTAATTTGTCCAGAAAATTCTCTCTAGTCAGTCCTCTTGGTTGTGAAAATCTGTGTTCTTGGTTACCACAGACTTGGTGGGTGGGTTTTTAACTTGCTTTCTGGGTGGGTTTGTAACTTGCTTTCCTATTAACCAATTTAGCTTCCCATCTCTTCCACCTAAAAGAAACAACACCACCCCCACCAATAAGAGAAGTGAGAGCTTTCTGAAAGGGAGTCCTTTATATTATCTATAAATTGCAAATCTATTAGCTCTTCTACAAGGTGGTTAGAGTATGAAAGAGATTGACTTTCAAGATGTTTAAGTTTTATTTCCATGAAACTTCTCTACAATTGATTGTCAAGAAAATCCCAGCCACTCAATAAGAGTAGTAACTCAAATGACCCTAAACTCTGTGTCTCCCCTTGCAGATATGTGTCGTAAAAAAATTTAACTGTTCCTGTTGGAGTGTCCAACCCAAAATACTAAAACATTAAGTAGAGATAATAACTCCCTACAACTCAAGAGTTCCCACCAGCCACAAAGGAAATTTAGGTAGCGCAATTGATTGTAAAAGTTGTTGCCTCGAAATTTAAAAAACTTATACTGATAAGATTGGAATAGCTTAAATTATTGAACATCGAACTATTTTCTCGTTTTATCAGAATGCATTATGTACCTAAAATCTATTCTgaaaatacataccaaacacatctGATAGCTTGagttaaaaaatgaaattatctGAGAATGAAAGAAATTGAGGGTTATAGAATGATTGAAATTTTAATTCTCATTTTTAAGtcacttttgggttttattgCATGTTGATGATGATATTGCAGGAAGAAACTTCCAAAACTAGTATATGACAGCCTGTTGTCAATAAGAAATCTCCCATACTAACAGCCAAACAAGGGCCTCTATTTGGTTCAAAATATGACACGCCATGACCTAATGAAAAATTCCTCCAAAAATAGCAACCCAAGACTAATTCTAGCATTCTAGAAACAGATCAAGGCCCACCTTCATATGATGGAATCTCCttccaaacaaaaataaaggctGTCAAGGGAGCTTCTCCAtgattgtcattttttttcaattcactTATGGCTGCCCGGATTCCTGGTTTAACAAGTACAgcttaaattattattaaagCTAGTGAATCAAA
Protein-coding sequences here:
- the LOC122076042 gene encoding (+)-neomenthol dehydrogenase isoform X1, which encodes MAIEEIHRTEMGRSERAKERREKRLQELSDLRRIPYTEQERWWGSETVAVVTGANRGIGYEIARQLAVHGLSVILTSRDNSKGHEATESLLSEGLNVAFHQLDILDHASVKLFAEWIQQNYGGMDILVNNAGVNFNLGADNSVEFAERVISTNYFGTKRMIETIVPLMKHSTAGARIVNVSSRLGRLNGRRNRLEDKMLREQLADEDSLSEELINRTVTRFLEQVEKGSWVSGGWPKIYTDYSVSKLAVNAYTRFVAKTFSNRPEGRNIHINCYCPGWVKTGMSGWAGNISAEEGADTGVWLALLPGQTVTGKFFAERREIDF
- the LOC122076042 gene encoding (+)-neomenthol dehydrogenase isoform X2, which codes for MAIEEIHRTEMGRSERAKERREKRLQELSDLRRIPYTEQERWWGSETVAVVTGANRGIGYEIARQLAVHGLSVILTSRDNSKGHEATESLLSEGLNVAFHQLDILDHASVKLFAEWIQQNYGGMDILVNNAGVNFNLGADNSVEFAERVISTNYFGTKRMIETIVPLMKHSTAGARIVNRLEDKMLREQLADEDSLSEELINRTVTRFLEQVEKGSWVSGGWPKIYTDYSVSKLAVNAYTRFVAKTFSNRPEGRNIHINCYCPGWVKTGMSGWAGNISAEEGADTGVWLALLPGQTVTGKFFAERREIDF